The Schistocerca piceifrons isolate TAMUIC-IGC-003096 chromosome 5, iqSchPice1.1, whole genome shotgun sequence genome has a segment encoding these proteins:
- the LOC124798955 gene encoding piggyBac transposable element-derived protein 3-like, protein MVEKEDAAEISAIREEQETEYEFPKADAVRSGKVIDSQPKSDVSDNNTNEGAPSTREQQQQQQKGSVSLQTSKNEMEQFVGILLHMGIIKMLSIHLYWSNECRYSPIADVMSRIRFFQLPWYFHVVNNQDLPEANSNRDKLFKIRPLLSALQSSLKTLPPEEYQAVDEQIIPIKGRSGLKQYVRNKPRKWGYKSFTRAGPSDMMYDFEIYVGKNTWSDRGLGLTGDIVLALTETLPEKQHFKVFADSWFSSIPLAIALKERGIEFCGTIRTDRMGKCPLKTEVEHEKTGHGFCDWRVEATNNVALVHWFDRKCINFVSTYACVEPMATCRRYSASEKKFIDVPRPYIVQKYNKHMGGVDLADMLIELYCINLRSRKWYMRIVYWCLSVAFVNGWLLQRRLMVQRGKTSKMPLLQFQANIAAGLLLARKSASQKKRGRPSSEMLTRTPAAKRTVCAAPVMDERFDGFEHFADMVEKKGRCKESNSL, encoded by the exons ATGGTGGAAAAGGAGGATGCAGCTGAAATTTCGGCAATTAGAGAGGAGCAAGAGACAGAATATGAATTTCCAAAG GCTGATGCAGTCAGGAGTGGTAAAGTTATTGATTCTCAGCCAAAATCAGATGTAAGCGACAACAATACAAATGAAGGAGCACCATCTACAcgtgaacagcagcagcagcagcaa AAAGGTTCAGTTTCGTTGCAGACGAGCAAAAATGAAATGGAGCAGTTTGTTGGTATTTTACTGCACATGGGGATAATCAAAATGCTTTCCATTCATTTATACTGGTCGAATGAGTGTAGATATTCACCAATAGCTGATGTGATGAGCAGAATTCGCTTCTTCCAGCTACCATGGTATTTTCATGTTGTCAACAATCAAGACTTGCCTGAAGCTAATAGTAACCGTGACAAACTCTTCAAGATTCGCCCACTTTTATCTGCATTGCAGTCGTCATTGAAGACACTCCCTCCAGAAGAGTACCAAGCTGTTGATGAACAGATAATACCAATTAAGGGTAGAAGCGGTTTGAAACAGTACGTAAGAAATAAGCCTCGCAAGTGGGGCTACAAATCTTTTACGAGAGCTGGTCCTTCAGACATGAtgtatgattttgaaatttatgTTGGCAAAAACACCTGGAGTGATAGAGGATTAGGTTTGACTGGGGATATTGTTTTGGCATTGACGGAAACATTGCCAGAGAAACAGCATTTCAAGGTGTTCGCTGATAGTTGGTTTTCGTCTATACCATTAGCAATTGCCCTGAAAGAAAGGGGTATTGAATTCTGTGGCACTATCAGGACAGACAGGATGGGAAAATGTCCGTTGAAAACTGAAGTGGAGCACGAGAAAACTGGACATGGCTTCTGTGACTGGAGAGTGGAGGCAACAAACAATGTAGCTTTAGTACACTGGTTTGACAGAAAATGCATAAATTTCGTGTCAACATATGCTTGTGTTGAGCCCATGGCAACATGTAGACGCTATTCTGCATCTGAAAAGAAATTCATTGATGTACCTAGACCTTACATAGTGCAAAAGTACAACAAACATATGGGGGGCGTGGACCTTGCTGACATGTTGATAGAGCTATACTGTATCAACTTGAGGTCACGGAAGTGGTATATGCGCATTGTGTACTGGTGTTTGTCTGTAGCATTTGTCAATGGATGGCTACTCCAACGACGCCTTATGGTCCAACGTGGCAAAACCTCAAAGATGCCACTCCTGCAGTTCCAAGCTAATATTGCTGCAGGTCTACTGCTTGCGAGGAAATCAGCTTCCCAaaagaagagaggaagaccaagttcTGAAATGTTGACAAGGACTCCTGCAGCAAAAAGGACTGTATGTGCAGCTCCAGTTATGGATGAGCGTTTCGATGGGTTCGAACACTTTGCAGATATGGTAGAGAAGAAAGGTCGATGTAAA GAATCTAATAGTTTGTAA